In Gossypium raimondii isolate GPD5lz chromosome 12, ASM2569854v1, whole genome shotgun sequence, a single window of DNA contains:
- the LOC105764674 gene encoding protein NEN1 isoform X2 has translation MDPTPTSDNRPEICFFDLETTVPQRRGQGYSILEFGAILVCPKRLLELHSYSSLVRPDDLSLISPASARCNGITREAVISAPSFSEIADEVHDLLHGRVWAGHNIVRFDCVRIREAFEKIGRAAPEPKGIIDSLALLTQRFGRRAGNMKMATLANYFGIGVQSHRSLDDVRMNLEVVKYCATVLFLESSLPDILTWNPQGSPISPSSDDGKSSPEQPSPNMHTLSSSPTSENVPNLSLAGVGNSEHHPRISLLTHHIGGANADVSNPVQPDPFNMSLLRNKIETEALQSDVTMEEKTEQESQDIDIAEGSSSYAGFLALDEVSLNSINASLVPYYRGTQRIKLLHENVGLQLFCPCLRVRFGVDGKFLDQGGWPRLSFVVDASLSLCKILNACDNAAKRIFEDCESSSEWKPIMGINYRYINNPTVRLHIPTVVNGNIARYAAEIHQKDSSGTVQKLVFSKFDAAELGNLIRGGIFVDAFFSLDTYDYLQNAGIRLVAKKLVIHSN, from the exons ATGGATCCGACACCGACGTCCGATAACCGACCTGAAATCTGTTTTTTCGATTTGGAGACCACCGTCCCTCAGCGGCGCGGCCAAGGCTACTCCATTCTCGAATTTGGTGCCATTTTAGTTTGCCCCAAGAGGCTCCTTGAGCTCCACAGCTACTCCTCTCTGGTCCGACCCGACGACCTCTCTCTTATTTCCCCTGCCTCTGCGCGCTGCAACGGTATCACTCGAGAAGCCGTCATTTCGGCACCTTCCTTTTCTGAAATCGCCGACGAAGTTCACGACCTTCTCCATG GAAGGGTTTGGGCGGGTCATAATATAGTGAGGTTTGATTGCGTGAGAATAAGGGAGGCGTTCGAGAAGATTGGTAGGGCGGCGCCGGAGCCTAAGGGAATTATCGATTCATTGGCGTTGTTGACTCAAAGATTCGGAAGGAGAGCCGGTAATATGAag ATGGCAACTCTTGCCAATTATTTCGGGATTGGAGTGCAGTCACACAG GAGCTTGGATGATGTTCGCATGAACCTCGAAGTTGTCAAGTATTGTGCAACCGTTTTGTTCCTG GAATCAAGTCTCCCGGATATACTCACATGGAACCCGCAGGGTTCCCCGATATCACCTAGTAGTGATGATGGCAAGTCATCTCCCGAGCAACCTAGTCCAAACATGCACACCCTTTCTTCAAGTCCAACTTCAGAAAATGTTCCAAATCTATCTCTGGCAGGTGTAGGAAATAGTGAACACCATCCTAGAATATCTCTTCTGACTCATCACATAGGAGGGGCAAATGCTGATGTGTCTAATCCGGTTCAACCGGATCCTTTCAACATGAGTCTACTcagaaacaaaatagaaaccGAGGCCCTTCAATCAGATGTCACCATGGAAGAAAAAACTGAGCAAGAGTCTCAGGACATAGATATTGCTGAAGGTAGCAGTAGTTATGCAGGGTTCTTAGCACTTGATGAAGTTTCTCTTAATTCTATTAATGCATCTCTGGTCCCATATTACCGTGGCACCCAACGAATAAAACTGTTGCACGAGAATGTTGGTCTGCAACTCTTTTGTCCTTGTTTGAGAGTGCGGTTTGGAGTCGATGGGAAGTTTCTTGATCAAGGTGGCTGGCCACGTTTGAGCTTCGTAGTTGATGCTTCTCTGAGTTTATGCAAGATTCTGAATGCTTGTGACAATGCTGCCAAAAGAATTTTCGAAGATTGCGAAAGCAGTTCCGAGTGGAAGCCTATCATGGGTATAAATTATCGTTACATCAACAATCCGACCGTGAGACTGCA CATACCGACTGTAGTCAACGGCAATATCGCTCGCTATGCTGCTGAGATTCATCAGAAGGATAGCTCCGGTACTGTGCAAAAGCTCGTATTCAGCAAATTTGATGCTGCAGAGCTTGGTAACTTAATCAGAGGTGGGATCTTTGTGGATGCATTCTTCAGCTTGGATACTTATGATTATCTGCAGAATGCGGGCATCAGATTGGTGGCCAAAAAATTGGTTATACATTCAAATTAG
- the LOC128035372 gene encoding protein NEN1-like, with amino-acid sequence MGINYRYINNPTVRLHIPTVVNGNIARYAAEIHQKDSSGTVQKLVFSKFDAAELGNLIRGGIFVDAFFSLDTYDYLQNAGIRLVAKKLVIHSD; translated from the exons ATGGGTATAAATTATCGTTACATCAACAATCCGACCGTGAGACTGCA CATACCGACTGTAGTCAACGGCAATATCGCTCGCTATGCTGCTGAGATTCATCAGAAGGATAGCTCCGGTACTGTGCAAAAGCTCGTATTCAGCAAATTTGATGCTGCAGAGCTTGGTAACTTAATCAGAGGTGGGATCTTTGTGGATGCATTCTTCAGCTTGGATACTTATGATTATCTGCAGAATGCAGGCATCAGATTGGTGGCCAAAAAATTGGTTATACATTCAGATTAG